Genomic DNA from Bacteroidota bacterium:
CTCCTTCAAAATTATATTCATCAAAAATTGATTTGAATCGCTCTCTTTCAAATTCTAACAGTTTAATGACAAAATCATTCTTGGTCTTAATATGGCTATTAAAATCAGTTTTTGAAACAGCTAGCTTAGTTCTTATTTCATTAAGTGACATGCTACGAATGCCATAAGTAAAAGAAAGATTTCGGGCCTTTTCCATCATTTCTTGTAAGCGTTGATCCATTTTTTTAGGATTAAATTTTCGGCAAATATAAAAAAAATATTATATGGGAAACAAAATAATAGTTAAAAGTTTCCATAGTTTCCATATTTGTCTTACATGAAATATAAATTCTCATTAATAGTGATGGGTAGGATGCAAAAATATATTCATAGATTAAAGTTTAATGGTTATCGATATGTTATTATGAGGGCTGATTTTTATACCAAAAAAATAATATATTTGCATCACTCACAAAAATGGCTGTTATTAATATTATCTTCTTATGAAAAAGAAAATCCCTCTTTGGTTAAAAATTATCATTGGCATGATCCTCGGAGTTGTTTGGGGTCTTATTGCTGTTAATATTGGATTTGAGAAGTTTACTGCCGATTGGATTAAACCTTGGGGTACTATTTTTATCAAATTATTAAAATTAATAGCAGTGCCTTTAATTTTTATTTCACTGGTTAAAGGGGTAACCAGTATAACTGATATTTCAAAACTTTCGCGTATTGGGATTAAAACAATTTCTCTTTATCTGGCCTCAACTGTTATTTCAATAATAATTGGTTTGGTACTGGTAAATGTGCTCACACCGGGTGCTACTTTCCCTGAGCAGAAGCGAAAGGAATTCCAGGCACAATATGAACAAACCGTAAAAGAAAAAGAAATTCAAGCTGCCGAAGTTAAAGATCGTTCCCCACTTTATATTATCGAGGAAATGGTCCCGGATAATATTTTTCTGGCAATGAGTGATAATACCAAGATGTTGCAGGTAATATTTTTCTCAATATTATTTGCCTTCTCCATGATCCTTTTGGAAAGCTCAAAAGTTTTAGCAGTTAAAAATTTGTTTGACAGCTTAAACGACATTGTTTTGAAAATTGTGGACATTATTATGAAATTTGCACCGATTGGCGTATTTGCATTGTTAGCCTCTTTGGTTACAGATTTTTCGGGTGATGCAGATTTATTTCTTGCATTAGGTAAATATGCACTACTTGTTTGTCTGGGTCTTGTTGGATTAATTGTATTCTTGTATCCTCCATTTATATTATTATTTACTAAGATTAAACTTAAAACCTTTTTTAAAGCACTGTTTCCTGTTCAAATGGTGGCATTTTCAACCAGTTCAAGTGCTGCAACCTTACCAGTAACTCTGCGTCAATGTACAAAAGAATTAGGGGTATCAGAAGGGGTGGCGAATTTTGTTTTACCGGTTGGTGTGACCATCAACATGAACGGAACTTCTTTTTATCAATGTATATCCGCAATTTTTATAGC
This window encodes:
- a CDS encoding dicarboxylate/amino acid:cation symporter, encoding MKKKIPLWLKIIIGMILGVVWGLIAVNIGFEKFTADWIKPWGTIFIKLLKLIAVPLIFISLVKGVTSITDISKLSRIGIKTISLYLASTVISIIIGLVLVNVLTPGATFPEQKRKEFQAQYEQTVKEKEIQAAEVKDRSPLYIIEEMVPDNIFLAMSDNTKMLQVIFFSILFAFSMILLESSKVLAVKNLFDSLNDIVLKIVDIIMKFAPIGVFALLASLVTDFSGDADLFLALGKYALLVCLGLVGLIVFLYPPFILLFTKIKLKTFFKALFPVQMVAFSTSSSAATLPVTLRQCTKELGVSEGVANFVLPVGVTINMNGTSFYQCISAIFIAQVFGLDLTLMQQLTIVLTATLASIGTPGVPGGGIIMMVIVLSASGIPAEGLALILGIDRPLDMIRTAVNVTGDAAVSAIVAHSENELDYSVQKNFSS